The sequence GCGGAAAGGTACTGCGCGACATGATACGCGACATGATGCGCAGCTTTTTGGAACTTGTTGAGATGAAACAAGCTTTCACGCATATTATTTCTGAGCTTTGATTTCTTACTTTCGTCAGAACCTTAGATTAATCTTAGATGAAAATATCTTCACTTTCCCCCTTTTTGTCCTTGTTAACCCCATTGAACTGCCATAACATCGAAAATTATTAGAAGAGATGTTCATTTGCAAAGGGCAAGAAGATGATATCAATTGTTTTAGGGTCATTAGTTTTGGTGATCTCTGTCGTAGCACTGGCGGTTTTATTACGCCCACAGAGTCGGAGAGACTTCAAACGTTCCTTCCGTCACCCAAGCCAGCTACTCGGTTTCGTCGCGTTTGGTTTTGTGGTCACCGGCCTCCTAGCCTGCATCCACCTTGTTACTGACAACGGTTGGCTGCTGCTTGCATCGGTGGCAACACTCTTACTCACGTTCATTGCCTGCCTGATCATCAGCCATAACTACCGCATCCCCGAGCGTGAACCCAATCGCCACACCAGCATTCTCGTTGTCGCAGCACATCCCGATGATTTAGAGATTGCGTGTGGATCTACCATCGCGAAATTGGTCGACACCGGACATGACGTACACGGCATCATCATGTCCGATGGCGCGGACGGCGGTGATGCGTCGTTACGCCCGGATGAAGCCCGCGACGGCGCAACCTTCCTCGGATTGAACTCGCTGAAAGTCATGCACATGACTGACCGCGCGCTAGACACGCACATGAATGACATGATTGCTGTGATTGAAGAAGCCATCGTCCAGCACAATCCGGACATGATCTTCACCCATTCCCAGCATGAAGTCCATCAGGACCACCTGGCAGTCCACCAGGCAGTCATGCGCGCTGGCCGCAACCACCACTCCATCCTCTGCTTCGAGTCGCCCTCTGTCACTGCCGATTTCAAACCGACCGTTTTCATCGACGTGACTGATTACGTAGACGTCAAGGCAGAAGCTATCGCGGCCCATGCCAACCAATCTGGCAAGCCTTATATGACTCGTGAGATCACCGATTCCATCACCACGTTCCGTGGGCGCCA comes from Corynebacterium cystitidis and encodes:
- a CDS encoding PIG-L deacetylase family protein, whose translation is MISIVLGSLVLVISVVALAVLLRPQSRRDFKRSFRHPSQLLGFVAFGFVVTGLLACIHLVTDNGWLLLASVATLLLTFIACLIISHNYRIPEREPNRHTSILVVAAHPDDLEIACGSTIAKLVDTGHDVHGIIMSDGADGGDASLRPDEARDGATFLGLNSLKVMHMTDRALDTHMNDMIAVIEEAIVQHNPDMIFTHSQHEVHQDHLAVHQAVMRAGRNHHSILCFESPSVTADFKPTVFIDVTDYVDVKAEAIAAHANQSGKPYMTREITDSITTFRGRQARVRRAEGFEPMRLNLNDPMSL